A single Clavibacter nebraskensis NCPPB 2581 DNA region contains:
- a CDS encoding fluoride efflux transporter FluC, whose amino-acid sequence MTGPLVLALVCVAGGIGSALRLLLDGAIRGRLGAAYPWGTTVINVTGSLGLGLLTGAAAQAGLPHDLVLVLGSGLMGGYTTFSTASLETVRLAQAGRVGAALANGVGMLVVCVAAAGLGIVVGQAL is encoded by the coding sequence GTGACCGGCCCGCTCGTGTTGGCGCTGGTCTGCGTGGCCGGCGGCATCGGATCCGCCCTCCGCCTGCTCCTCGACGGCGCCATCCGCGGCCGCCTCGGCGCGGCGTACCCGTGGGGCACGACCGTCATCAACGTCACCGGATCCCTCGGCCTCGGCCTGCTCACGGGCGCCGCCGCGCAGGCCGGCCTCCCGCACGACCTCGTCCTCGTCCTCGGCAGCGGCCTCATGGGCGGCTACACGACCTTCAGCACCGCCAGCCTCGAGACGGTGCGGCTCGCGCAGGCGGGCCGGGTGGGCGCGGCGCTCGCGAACGGCGTCGGCATGCTCGTGGTGTGCGTCGCGGCGGCGGGGCTCGGGATCGTGGTGGGCCAGGCGCTGTGA
- a CDS encoding GNAT family N-acetyltransferase, whose product MTALAPVASATDVAALHAFLAAADLTVTGLDDPGVRLWIRRDADGRITGSTGFELSADGRHALTRSVAVDPALRSAGLGSALDRPALAAALPDARQVVAFRASGQLAREVAWSRALGADADDTT is encoded by the coding sequence GTGACGGCCCTCGCGCCCGTCGCCTCCGCTACGGACGTCGCGGCGCTGCACGCGTTCCTCGCGGCGGCGGACCTCACGGTCACTGGGCTCGACGACCCCGGCGTGCGGCTCTGGATCCGGCGCGACGCCGACGGCCGCATCACCGGCAGCACCGGCTTCGAGCTCAGCGCGGACGGGCGGCACGCGCTGACCCGCAGCGTGGCGGTGGATCCCGCCCTCCGGTCCGCGGGCCTCGGCTCGGCGCTCGACCGGCCCGCGCTCGCGGCCGCGCTGCCCGACGCCCGCCAGGTCGTCGCGTTCCGCGCGAGCGGCCAGCTCGCGCGCGAGGTCGCGTGGTCGCGGGCGCTCGGGGCGGATGCGGATGACACGACCTAG
- a CDS encoding NUDIX hydrolase, protein MSSAETQPDPELVWSTTGRRDLHRGRVVLVEHDVLLPDGSASRYEVDESVPFAVATLVIDGDHVLLSRQYRHPLGRWILDLPGGAGDASEHPADAARRELEEELGLVAPDLHPLRTYAVNPGRASWLVHVFACTTPTTAGTADRSDPSEQVRLVRMPVAELDALIAAGGIEDPTLLIARAAAAEQGLLPPVGPPR, encoded by the coding sequence ATGAGCAGCGCGGAGACCCAGCCCGACCCGGAGCTCGTCTGGAGCACGACCGGACGCCGCGACCTCCACCGCGGCCGCGTCGTCCTCGTCGAGCACGACGTGCTGCTGCCGGACGGATCCGCGTCGCGGTACGAGGTCGACGAGAGCGTGCCGTTCGCGGTCGCGACCCTCGTGATCGACGGCGACCACGTGCTGCTGTCGCGCCAGTACCGGCACCCGCTCGGGCGCTGGATCCTCGACCTCCCCGGCGGCGCGGGCGACGCCTCCGAGCACCCCGCCGACGCCGCCCGTCGCGAGCTCGAGGAGGAGCTCGGGCTCGTCGCGCCCGACCTCCACCCCTTGCGCACCTACGCCGTGAACCCCGGCCGCGCCTCCTGGCTCGTGCACGTCTTCGCCTGCACGACGCCGACCACCGCGGGCACGGCCGACCGCTCCGACCCGTCCGAGCAGGTGCGCCTCGTGCGCATGCCCGTCGCGGAGCTCGACGCGCTCATCGCGGCGGGCGGCATCGAGGACCCGACCCTGCTGATCGCCCGCGCGGCCGCCGCGGAGCAGGGGCTGCTGCCGCCGGTCGGGCCGCCGCGGTAG
- a CDS encoding DoxX family protein has product MGLAVPVPYLDGWPASVAVGLAAAFALGASAHFMEPRRSGLVSIVPPGLPRPELVVTVTGALEIAGAVGLLIPALRIPAAIGLAILLVAVFPANVRAARGCRHPDTPTTPLPLRTVAQVGFLAACVVAMG; this is encoded by the coding sequence GTGGGCCTCGCCGTCCCCGTGCCCTACCTGGACGGGTGGCCGGCGTCGGTGGCGGTGGGCCTCGCGGCGGCGTTCGCGCTCGGCGCCAGCGCCCACTTCATGGAGCCGCGTCGGTCCGGGCTCGTGTCGATCGTGCCGCCGGGGCTGCCCCGGCCGGAGCTCGTCGTCACCGTCACGGGCGCGCTCGAGATCGCAGGAGCGGTGGGCCTGCTGATCCCCGCCCTCCGCATCCCCGCCGCGATCGGCCTGGCGATCCTCCTCGTCGCCGTCTTCCCGGCGAACGTGCGCGCGGCCCGCGGCTGCCGCCACCCCGACACCCCGACGACGCCGCTGCCGCTGCGGACTGTCGCGCAGGTCGGCTTCCTGGCGGCGTGCGTCGTCGCGATGGGGTGA
- a CDS encoding dihydrofolate reductase family protein, translating to MATTPELEEERVRRLTAGLFTSVDGVVESPHLFQYDSFDPELGAGLGRMISSVTTAVMGRRGFEDWSAHWPAAPADDPFAAFVNPLEKLVATRTLTGDLGWNATRIEGDALAAIARLKETEGGEIAVLSSISLTRALLFAGLLDELTLMIHPVVAGAGRRLFEPDDPTTRLELRRSEITSAGNAVLTYALRDAG from the coding sequence ATGGCGACCACACCCGAGCTCGAGGAGGAGCGCGTGCGACGACTCACCGCAGGCCTGTTCACGTCCGTCGACGGCGTCGTGGAGTCGCCGCACCTGTTCCAGTACGACTCGTTCGACCCGGAGCTCGGCGCGGGCCTCGGCCGCATGATCTCCTCGGTCACCACCGCCGTGATGGGCCGCCGCGGCTTCGAGGACTGGTCGGCGCACTGGCCGGCCGCGCCCGCCGACGACCCGTTCGCCGCCTTCGTCAACCCGCTCGAGAAGCTCGTCGCCACGCGCACGCTCACGGGCGACCTGGGCTGGAACGCGACGCGCATCGAGGGCGACGCGCTCGCGGCGATCGCCCGGCTGAAGGAGACGGAGGGCGGCGAGATCGCCGTGCTGTCGAGCATCTCGCTCACGCGCGCGCTGCTGTTCGCGGGGCTCCTCGACGAGCTGACCCTGATGATCCACCCGGTCGTCGCCGGCGCCGGCCGCCGCCTGTTCGAGCCCGACGACCCGACCACGCGGCTGGAGCTGCGCCGCTCCGAGATCACGAGCGCGGGCAACGCGGTGCTGACCTACGCGCTCCGCGACGCCGGCTGA
- a CDS encoding DUF3100 domain-containing protein produces MTMTVGERTRSVVGLRGVAPVAVAALVIALVAQVIGSRTLPLGSASIVFFPMVWGLLIAAALSFQRIRPVGLDFQRIANAFVGVAVLFLVARLAFNIGPNIPTLLQAGPALLLQEIGHLLGTVALALPLAVLLRMGKATIGATFSLDREPAFAMVSEKYGPDSDQYRGVLAMYVFGTLFGAVYITLLTSLVASADVFDPLALAMGAGVGSGSMMAASTASIIAAYPGQQDAILGIAAVSNLITTVLGVYVGIYVALPLADRFYRFLTRKQAAAEAASGPVAVSAEAAESNRVFRERVAEAAAPVDIRPWVAIPILAVVGIGTASIFAGAVSWSIVGGYAILIALLLVSQLLARITRKVSAIVFVTTIGALASSPYSPIGAELTTVVTSIDFLSIACATLTFAGLSLGKDAALLKTVGWRIVPVGLVAITASFLLSAVIAEFALGFWS; encoded by the coding sequence ATGACCATGACCGTCGGAGAGAGGACGAGGTCCGTCGTCGGCCTCCGGGGGGTCGCGCCCGTGGCGGTGGCCGCCCTCGTGATCGCGCTCGTCGCGCAGGTCATCGGCTCGCGTACCCTGCCGCTCGGATCCGCCTCCATCGTGTTCTTCCCGATGGTGTGGGGCCTCCTCATCGCCGCCGCGCTCTCGTTCCAGCGGATCCGCCCGGTCGGCCTCGACTTCCAGCGGATCGCCAACGCGTTCGTGGGCGTCGCCGTGCTGTTCCTCGTCGCGCGGCTCGCCTTCAACATCGGGCCGAACATCCCGACGCTGCTGCAGGCCGGACCCGCGCTGCTGCTGCAGGAGATCGGGCACCTGCTCGGCACGGTCGCGCTCGCGCTGCCGCTCGCCGTCCTGCTCCGGATGGGCAAGGCCACCATCGGCGCCACGTTCTCCCTCGACCGCGAGCCGGCGTTCGCGATGGTGAGCGAGAAGTACGGACCGGACTCCGACCAGTACCGCGGCGTCCTCGCCATGTACGTGTTCGGCACGCTCTTCGGCGCCGTCTACATCACCCTGCTCACCTCGCTCGTGGCGTCGGCCGACGTCTTCGACCCGCTGGCGCTCGCGATGGGCGCGGGCGTCGGATCCGGGTCGATGATGGCCGCGTCGACCGCCAGCATCATCGCCGCGTACCCCGGCCAGCAGGACGCGATCCTCGGCATTGCCGCGGTCTCGAACCTCATCACCACGGTCCTCGGCGTGTACGTCGGCATCTACGTGGCGCTGCCGCTCGCCGACCGGTTCTACCGGTTCCTCACGCGCAAGCAGGCGGCCGCGGAGGCCGCGTCGGGTCCGGTGGCGGTCTCGGCCGAGGCCGCGGAGTCGAACCGGGTCTTCCGCGAGCGCGTGGCCGAGGCGGCGGCGCCCGTGGACATCCGGCCGTGGGTCGCGATCCCGATCCTCGCGGTCGTCGGCATCGGCACCGCCTCGATCTTCGCGGGCGCCGTGAGCTGGTCCATCGTCGGCGGCTACGCGATCCTCATCGCCCTCCTCCTCGTGAGCCAGCTGCTCGCCCGGATCACGCGCAAGGTCTCCGCGATCGTCTTCGTCACCACGATCGGAGCGCTCGCCTCGAGCCCCTACTCGCCCATCGGCGCGGAGCTGACCACCGTGGTCACCTCGATCGACTTCCTCTCCATCGCGTGCGCCACCCTCACGTTCGCGGGCCTCAGCCTCGGCAAGGACGCGGCGCTGCTCAAGACGGTCGGCTGGCGCATCGTCCCGGTCGGGCTCGTCGCCATCACGGCGTCGTTCCTGCTCTCGGCCGTCATCGCGGAGTTCGCGCTCGGGTTCTGGTCGTGA
- a CDS encoding MurR/RpiR family transcriptional regulator gives MSAADPLADWLDELEPTKGHTPSHRRVARVLLEHQQLASYSEIAEIAQRAEVNASTVVRFAQALGFRGWPELQQELRMRYLATLTSEETLREHPAAASGAVHASIQRDVANLGRALESIDPAEGDAAIAALASAGRILVVGMGSFGAPASILAHLGSVMGYPISTEGRGGAHLAAAMTTLGADDVLVVVSLWRPMRDVLAAATAAHAAGTTVVAITDMRRGRLAATADHVLVVPSEGVSFLQSTTATTSVVYGLLSGMEAVHPERSRAALRRTQELWQQLGTFSG, from the coding sequence GTGAGCGCGGCGGATCCGCTCGCCGACTGGCTCGACGAGCTCGAGCCGACGAAGGGGCACACGCCCTCGCACCGCCGCGTCGCCCGCGTGCTCCTCGAGCACCAGCAGCTCGCCTCGTACTCGGAGATCGCCGAGATCGCGCAGCGCGCCGAGGTGAACGCCAGCACCGTGGTGCGGTTCGCTCAGGCGCTCGGCTTCCGCGGCTGGCCGGAGCTGCAGCAGGAGCTGCGGATGCGGTACCTCGCGACGCTCACCTCCGAGGAGACCCTGCGCGAGCACCCGGCGGCGGCGTCGGGCGCGGTGCACGCGTCCATCCAGCGCGACGTCGCGAACCTCGGCCGGGCGCTCGAGTCCATCGACCCGGCGGAGGGCGACGCGGCCATCGCCGCGCTCGCGTCGGCCGGGCGGATCCTCGTGGTCGGCATGGGCTCGTTCGGCGCGCCGGCGTCGATCCTCGCCCACCTCGGATCCGTGATGGGCTACCCGATCTCCACGGAGGGCCGCGGCGGCGCCCACCTCGCGGCCGCGATGACCACGCTCGGCGCGGACGACGTGCTCGTGGTCGTGAGCCTGTGGCGGCCGATGCGCGACGTGCTCGCGGCGGCGACCGCGGCCCACGCGGCGGGCACGACCGTCGTCGCCATCACCGACATGCGCCGGGGCCGCCTCGCCGCCACCGCCGACCACGTCCTCGTCGTGCCCAGCGAGGGCGTCTCGTTCCTGCAGTCCACGACGGCCACCACGTCGGTCGTCTACGGCCTGCTCAGCGGGATGGAGGCGGTGCACCCCGAGCGCAGCCGCGCCGCCCTACGCCGCACGCAGGAGCTGTGGCAGCAGCTCGGCACCTTCAGCGGCTGA
- a CDS encoding NAD(P)-dependent oxidoreductase: MTPTDPLDPTTPRRIGVVGLGSMGGAMAASLAGRGWDVVGCDPSAAAREAAEARGLQVVADVSALAGIPYVVLSLPSARVVEATVPALLAAPGTVAVVDTTTSEPGTSAAMAELAAAHGAAFVDAPVSGGNTGAAAGTLASFVGGSAEAVDAARPVLEALTSGGWRHVGPAGSGNVVKLLNNMLVSVNLLAVAEAMDVAAAHGIDLDTAVAALNTATGASTVSQRMFPDQILSGRFGSGFALGLMARDVALAHDVARATGATPGLFAETDARWQQALAALGPQADFVAATSTFTTATTALDPAQLPARKDDTAS, translated from the coding sequence ATGACCCCCACCGACCCGCTCGACCCCACCACCCCGCGGCGCATCGGCGTCGTCGGGCTCGGATCCATGGGCGGCGCCATGGCCGCGTCCCTCGCCGGCCGCGGCTGGGACGTCGTCGGCTGCGACCCGTCCGCTGCGGCGCGCGAGGCGGCCGAGGCGCGCGGCCTCCAGGTGGTCGCCGACGTGTCCGCGCTCGCAGGCATCCCGTACGTCGTGCTCTCGCTGCCGTCCGCGCGCGTGGTCGAGGCGACCGTGCCCGCGCTCCTCGCCGCGCCGGGCACCGTGGCCGTCGTCGACACGACCACCTCCGAGCCCGGCACGAGCGCCGCGATGGCCGAGCTGGCCGCCGCGCACGGCGCCGCCTTCGTCGACGCCCCGGTCTCCGGCGGCAACACGGGCGCGGCCGCCGGCACGCTCGCGTCCTTCGTCGGCGGATCCGCGGAGGCGGTCGACGCCGCCCGCCCCGTGCTCGAGGCGCTCACCTCCGGCGGCTGGCGTCACGTCGGCCCCGCCGGATCCGGGAACGTCGTGAAGCTCCTCAACAACATGCTCGTCTCGGTCAACCTGCTCGCCGTCGCCGAGGCGATGGACGTCGCGGCGGCCCACGGGATCGACCTCGACACCGCCGTCGCCGCGCTCAACACGGCCACGGGCGCGAGCACGGTCAGCCAGCGGATGTTCCCCGACCAGATCCTCAGCGGGCGCTTCGGCTCCGGCTTCGCGCTCGGCCTCATGGCGCGCGACGTGGCGCTCGCGCACGACGTGGCCCGCGCGACTGGCGCGACCCCGGGGCTCTTCGCCGAGACCGACGCGCGCTGGCAGCAGGCGCTCGCCGCCCTCGGCCCGCAGGCCGACTTCGTCGCCGCGACCTCCACCTTCACCACGGCGACCACCGCCCTGGATCCCGCGCAGCTCCCCGCCCGGAAGGACGACACCGCATCATGA
- a CDS encoding aldehyde dehydrogenase family protein: MTTTAPTPRTPLLAAVDRAAHPAERARHLIAHAFPDGIGTWAEGRVHPGSGPAIDLVDAATGELVTSYADPGAEGAETALAAALRGARTWGAMDPYDRAAILREVARTIGAHQEELAVLETVTTGKPLRDARVEVGRVAQMFGYYAGWADKVTGQTIPVPGDWLTYTTRVPWGVVVAVTPWNSPLFTAGWNSSAPLAAGNAVVLKPSEFTPLSTIRLAQLAEEAGLPAGVLSVAVGAGTTVGAALSTDRRVGKLSFIGSVPVGRTVAQAAAGAGIPVVLELGGKSANIVFADADLDQAARGAVSAVFSGAGQSCVAGSRLLVERGVHDELVARIVAHVEALRLGDPLDPDTEIGPIISRRQVATIRALIQAGQEDGARLLSGATPSAALADGALADGSWIMPTVLDGVEPGHRLETTEVFGPVLGVSVFDTEEEVVARANATGFGLAGAVWTSDVSRAHRVAAAVDAGTFWINAYKTIHVAVPFGGFGESGHGRSSGPGVLDEYTQQKAVWVPTTPPPAPFPSMLG; encoded by the coding sequence ATGACCACCACCGCCCCGACCCCCCGCACCCCGCTCCTCGCGGCCGTCGACCGCGCCGCGCACCCCGCCGAGCGCGCCCGGCACCTCATCGCCCACGCGTTCCCCGACGGCATCGGCACGTGGGCCGAGGGCCGCGTGCACCCGGGATCCGGGCCCGCGATCGACCTCGTCGACGCCGCGACGGGCGAGCTCGTCACGAGCTACGCGGATCCGGGCGCCGAGGGCGCCGAGACCGCGCTCGCCGCCGCCCTCCGCGGGGCCCGCACCTGGGGTGCGATGGACCCGTACGACCGCGCCGCGATCCTCCGCGAGGTCGCACGCACGATCGGCGCGCACCAGGAGGAGCTCGCCGTGCTCGAGACGGTGACCACCGGCAAGCCGCTCCGCGACGCGCGCGTCGAGGTCGGCCGCGTGGCCCAGATGTTCGGCTACTACGCCGGCTGGGCCGACAAGGTCACCGGCCAGACCATCCCCGTCCCCGGCGACTGGCTCACCTACACGACGCGCGTGCCGTGGGGCGTGGTGGTCGCGGTCACGCCGTGGAACTCGCCGCTGTTCACGGCCGGCTGGAACTCGTCCGCGCCGCTCGCCGCCGGCAACGCCGTGGTCCTCAAGCCCAGCGAGTTCACGCCGCTCAGCACGATCCGCCTGGCGCAGCTCGCGGAGGAGGCGGGCCTGCCCGCGGGCGTGCTCTCCGTCGCGGTGGGAGCGGGCACCACGGTCGGCGCCGCGCTCAGCACGGACCGGCGCGTGGGCAAGCTGAGCTTCATCGGATCCGTGCCCGTCGGCCGCACGGTCGCGCAGGCGGCGGCCGGCGCCGGGATCCCCGTCGTGCTCGAGCTCGGCGGCAAGAGCGCCAACATCGTGTTCGCCGACGCGGACCTCGACCAGGCCGCGCGCGGCGCCGTGAGCGCCGTCTTCTCGGGCGCCGGGCAGTCGTGCGTCGCCGGATCCCGCCTGCTCGTCGAGCGCGGCGTGCACGACGAGCTCGTGGCGCGCATCGTCGCCCACGTCGAGGCGCTGCGGCTCGGCGACCCGCTCGACCCCGACACCGAGATCGGCCCGATCATCTCCCGCCGCCAGGTCGCGACCATCCGCGCGCTCATCCAGGCGGGCCAGGAGGACGGCGCGCGCCTCCTCTCCGGCGCGACCCCGTCGGCCGCGCTCGCCGACGGCGCCCTGGCCGACGGCAGCTGGATCATGCCGACGGTCCTCGACGGCGTCGAGCCCGGACACCGCCTGGAGACCACCGAGGTGTTCGGCCCCGTCCTCGGCGTCTCGGTGTTCGACACGGAGGAGGAGGTGGTCGCGCGCGCGAACGCCACGGGCTTCGGCCTCGCGGGCGCCGTCTGGACCTCCGACGTCTCCCGCGCGCACCGCGTGGCCGCGGCCGTCGACGCCGGCACCTTCTGGATCAACGCGTACAAGACCATCCACGTCGCGGTCCCGTTCGGCGGCTTCGGCGAGTCCGGCCACGGCCGCTCGTCCGGCCCGGGCGTGCTCGACGAGTACACGCAGCAGAAGGCTGTGTGGGTGCCGACCACGCCGCCGCCCGCGCCGTTCCCCTCGATGCTCGGCTAG